The proteins below come from a single Dermatophagoides farinae isolate YC_2012a chromosome 7, ASM2471394v1, whole genome shotgun sequence genomic window:
- the LOC142597726 gene encoding cytochrome P450 4c3-like has product MMMATTTTTATNGTNVETFVHQIILLFIRYGIISIIFSFLLLRSMRIMQRWLRSRSMICKFSGINVPFWKIPIGNIDMLFIESWTTETIVDNYFKVMTGMSKLFGETSHIWLSLFPTMIISHADVAEKILSSTDTFLDKDQYYEMLKPWLNEGLLTSSSDKWRSRRKLLTPTFHFNILKQFLPIMNEQAQILSHIINDRQLKAGGNGYLDIVPLITNATLDVISETAMGVKIGSQLEKNRDYVDAVTRVSSTVMKRMLSPWLQNNFIYFNFFSQGRDHRHDINLVREFTMNVIKERKNEIVNQKNLDLNANENGHRLAFMDLLIEQHLKDPKHFTESDIREEVDTFMLAGHDATAMSLIWTLHLLGNHPDIQYRVHKEIDEIRQQSDDDNDQTTQNWSQNQLRRMKFLEACIKESLRIYPSVPVISRYTHQDAEIEPGRIIPKGTSVAIVLYMIQRDPKYFQQPERYIPDRFIEGSEHYCGRMNPFAYLPFSAGPRNCIGQKFALQEEKIMLATLLSRYRVESGDYLGNVHKKAIIILKPKSSVNIRFIRRT; this is encoded by the exons atgatgatggccacgacgacaacaacggcGACAAATGGAACGAATGTTGAAACATTCgttcatcaaataattctTCTATTTATACGTTATGGAATCAtatccattattttttcatttcttttgctACGTTCAATGAGAATAATGCAGCGATGGTTAAGATCAAGATCGATGATTTGTAAATTTTCGGGCATAAATGTTCCATTTTGGAAAATTCCAATTGGAAACATTGACATGTTATTCATTGAAAGTTGGACAACAGAAACAATTGTTGata ATTATTTTAAAGTGATGACGGGAATGTCCAAACTTTTTGGTGAAACATCTCATATTTGGCTTTCATTGTTTCCAACTATGATTATTAGTCATGCCGATGTTGCTGAA AAAATATTATCCAGCACTGATACATTTTTAGATAAAGATCAATATTATGAAATGCTTAAACCATGGCTGAATGAAGGACTATTGACCAGTTCATCGGATAAATGGCGTTCACGACGAAAATTATTGACAccaacatttcattttaatattttgaaacaattctTACCCATTATGAATGAACAGGCACAAATTCTTTCCCATATAATCAATGATCGTCAACTGAAAGCAGGTGGTAATGGTTATCTAGATATTGTACCATTAATAACGAATGCAACATTGGATGTTATCTCGGAAACTGCAATGGGAGTGAAAATTGGTTCACAACTCGAAAAGAATCGTGATTATGTGGATGCAGTTACAAG AGTTTCATCTACAGTTATGAAAAGAATGTTATCGCCCTGGcttcaaaataatttcatttattttaattttttctcccaAGGACGTGATCATCGTCATGATATTAATCTAGTTCGTGAATTCACAATGAATGTTATTAAAGAACGTAAAAACGAAATTGTCAACCAAAAGAATCTTGATTTGAATGCGAATGAAAATGGTCATCGTTTAGCATTCATGGATCTATTGATCGAGCAACACTTGAAAGATCCGAAACACTTTACCGAATCGGATATTCGTGAAGAAGTGGATACATTTATGCTTGCAGGTCATGATGCCACGGCAATGTCATTGATATGGACATTACATTTGCTCGGCAATCATCCGGACATTCAGTATCGTGTACATAAAGAAATTGACGAAATACGGCAacaatctgatgatgataatgatcaaacaacacaaaattggtctcaaaatcaattgagaCGGATGAAATTTCTGGAAGCCTGTATCAAAGAATCATTGAGAATTTATCCATCGGTACCGGTCATATCACGTTACACACATCAAGATGCGGAAATAGAACCTGGTCGTATCATACCAAAAGGAACGTCTGTCGCTATCGTACTTTATATGATTCAAAGGGATCCAAAATATTTCCAACAACCAGAACGCTACATACCGGATCGTTTTATCGAAGGTTCTGAACATTATTGTGGCCGTATGAATCCATTTGCTTATCTACCATTTTCAGCCGGGCCACGTAATTGTATTGGACAAAAATTTGCTCTACaagaggaaaaaataatGCTTGCCACTTTATTGTCTCGATATCGTGTTGAATCCGGTGATTATCTTGGTAATGTTCATAAAAAAgcgataataattttaaaaccaaaatcatcaGTCAATATTCGTTTCATACGACGTACATAA
- the LOC142597729 gene encoding putative cytochrome P450 4d14: MMITFSILNQINMIQRDPKYFQQPERYIPDRFIEGSEHYCGRMNPFAFVPFSAGPRNCIGQKFALQEEKNNACHFIVSIYHVESGNYDGNVHKKVA, encoded by the coding sequence atgatgattacattttcaattttaaatcaaatcaatatgatTCAAAGAGAtccaaaatattttcaacaaccaGAACGCTACATACCGGATCGTTTTATCGAAGGTTCTGAACATTATTGTGGCCGTATGAATCCATTTGCTTTTGTACCATTTTCAGCCGGTCCACGTAATTGTATTGGCCAGAAATTCGCATTacaagaggaaaaaaataatgcttGCCACTTTATTGTCTCGATATATCATGTTGAATCCGGTAATTATGATGGTAATGTTCATAAAAAAGTGGCATAA
- the LOC124496439 gene encoding cytochrome P450 4c3-like produces MTMVTTTTTTTTTTTATNGTNVETFVHQIILLFIRYGIISIIVSLLLLRSIRIIQRWLRSKSMISKFHGINVPFWKILIGNIDMLFIESWATEKIVDNYFKLMTGMSKIFGETSHIWFSLFPTMVISHADVAEKILSSTNTFLDKDNFYEMLKPWLNEGLLTSASNKWRSRRKLLTPTFHFNILEQFLPIMNEQAQILSRIINDRQLKAGGNGYLDIVPLITNATLDVISETAMGVKIGSQLDNNRDYVDAVTRVSATTLKRMLLPWLQNNFIYFNFLAEGRKHRRDINLVREFTMNVIKERKNEIVNQKNLDLNANENGRRLAFMDLLIEQHLKDPKQFTELDIREEVDTFMFEGHDTTAMSLIWTLHLLGNHPDIQNRVHKEIDEIRQQSDDDDDQTTQNWSQNQLRQMKFLEACIKESLRIYPSVPVISRYTHQDTEIEPGRIIPKGTSVALVLYMIQRDPKYFQQPERYIPGRFIEDSEHYCGRMNPFAYVPFSAGPRNCIGQKFALQEEKIMLATLLSRYRVESGDNCGNVDVKAALILRPKSSVNIRFIQRI; encoded by the exons ATGACGATGGtcacgacgacgacgacaacaacaacaacaacaacggcgaCAAATGGAACGAATGTTGAAACATTcgttcatcaaataatacTTCTATTTATACGTTATGGAATCATATCCATTATTGTTTCATTACTTTTGCTACGTTCAATAAGAATAATTCAACGATGGTTACGATCAAAATCGATGATTAGTAAATTTCATGGAATCAATGTTCCATTTTGGAAAATTCTGATTGGAAATATTGACATGTTATTCATTGAAAGTTGggcaacagaaaaaattgttgata attattttaaattgatgaCCGGAATGTCCAAAATTTTTGGTGAAACATCTCATATTTGGTTTTCATTGTTTCCAACTATGGTTATTAGTCATGCTGATGTTGCTGAA AAAATATTATCCAGCACTAATACATTTTTAGATAAAGATAATTTTTATGAAATGCTTAAACCATGGTTGAATGAAGGACTGTTGACCAGTGCATCGAATAAATGGCGTTCACGACGAAAATTATTGACAccaacatttcattttaatattttgGAACAATTCTTACCCATCATGAATGAACAGGCACAAATTCTTTCTCGTATAATCAACGATCGTCAACTGAAAGCTGGTGGTAATGGTTATCTAGATATTGTGCCACTAATAACGAATGCAACGTTGGATGTTATCTCGGAAACCGCAATGGGTGTGAAAATTGGTTCACAACTCGATAACAATCGTGATTATGTGGATGCAGTTACAAG AGTTTCAGCTACAACTTTGAAACGAATGTTATTGCCATGGcttcaaaataatttcatttattttaattttttggcCGAAGGACGTAAACATCGTCGTGATATTAATCTAGTTCGTGAATTCACAATGAATGTTATTAAAGAACGTAAAAACGAAATTGTCAACCAAAAGAATCTTGATTTGAATGCGAATGAAAATGGTCGTCGTTTAGCATTCATGGATCTATTGATCGAGCAACATTTGAAAGATCCAAAACAATTTACCGAATTGGATATTCGTGAAGAAGTGGATACATTCATGTTTGAAGGCCATGATACGACGGCAATGTCATTGATATGGACATTACATTTGCTCGGCAATCATCCGGACATTCAGAATCGTGTACATAAAGAAATTGACGAAATACGGCAacaatctgatgatgatgatgaccaaacaACACAGAATTGGTCTCAAAATCAATTAAGACAGATGAAATTTCTGGAGGCCTGTATCAAAGAATCGTTACGAATTTATCCATCGGTACCAGTAATATCACGTTATACACATCAAGATACGGAAATAGAACCCGGTCGTATCATACCAAAAGGAACGTCCGTCGCTCTCGTACTTTATATGATACAAAGGGATCCAAAATATTTCCAACAACCAGAACGCTACATACCGGGTCGTTTTATCGAAGATTCTGAACATTATTGTGGCCGTATGAATCCATTTGCTTATGTACCATTTTCAGCTGGGCCACGTAATTGCATTGGACAAAAATTTGCACTACAAGAAGAGAAAATCATGTTGGCCACTTTATTGTCTCGATATCGTGTTGAATCCGGCGATAATTGTGGTAATGTCGATGTAAAAGCGGCATTAATTTTAAGGCCAAAATCATCAGTCAATATTCGTTTCATACAACgtatataa